AGCTTCCGTCCTCGGCTTCTCACATGGGGGAGGTAGCGCACTCCGAGGTCAGCTCCATGTCGAACGTGAGGGATTCTGGGGGGGACACACAGGGAGAGCCAGTTCAGTCGCCTGGGCTCTACAGCTGGCGGGGCCCACACCCCTAGCCTTCCGGGGCACAGAGGCTCAGGCCGCCACTGCCATCTagtctcctgcccctgcccctgccccttggTCGTCAAGATGGGGTCAGAGAATCCagattctctctcctcccttctggAAGGGCTCAGCCTCCTTCCTACCTTAACTCATTCCCAACTCTCCAGGTTTAAAGAAGCTCTAAGGCTGCCCTGTTGAACGCAGCAGCCTGGAGCCACTTGGGATGTGACTAGTCCCAACCGAGATAGGCTGTGGTTATAAAACGCCGGGCaggtttcaaagacttagtacgaAAGAAAACCtcattcattgttttcttttctttttttttttttggctgcaccgcacgcGCATCttgcggggatcttagttccctgaccagggatcgaccccatgccccctgcagtgcaagcatgcagtcctaaccactggaccgccagggaaatcccacacTCATTTTTTTCTAACGTGCAGAAATGCCACTATTTTGGATTTACTGGgctaaagaaaatacatttgtaaAATTAACCTCACCTGTTCCTTTTCACTGTTTTTAACGTGGCTGCTAGAAAATTTACTCTGGCATGGGGGTGTGCGTTTCTATAGGATAGCGCTGTTCGAGAACTCCTTCTACCAATCCAGGTGCCCCTCGCTTGGTTATGTACATGGGAGCATCACACCAAGGGGACTGACTTCCCTCACAGGGACAGAGTCCGGCAACCAGATACTCACCAAACTGCCCTCCTGCTGAGGGTTCAGCACCTTCACCATTATTTCCAAACTGCATCAATGAATCTAAAGTGCGGGGGGACATCGGCAGGTCAATGGTATTGCTGCAGGTCGTTCTGTAGGAAATGGGGAGCAGCAGGAGGGGAAAGGGCCGGGTTGACAagacacaatggagaaaaaaaaaaaagaacaaaacacacacacacaagccatCAAACTCTGGTctccaacagaaaaataaaagctcaaGCTTTTTAAACACACGAGGTCACTTTGAGTACTGAACATAGCTCGGAGGGTTCCAACCCTTCACAAGAGAACTCTCACCCGGTGTCCTGTTCCCAGGGATAACTGAGGACATTAGAAATGGAGGCAAAATTGGGAAGGGAAGCCACTTACGGTGTCACACAGATGAACTTAGTCTTCAGGTATGGGGCAGCACCTGGGTAAAAGAAAACTCAGGCTTACTGATTGTGATTCCACTCTTGGGTACCCGGCAGGGGGAAGCCGGCTGCCTCCCCAGGGCTGACTTGAAACTCACTCCATCCTTGACCAGAGATTGTCTGGAACCTCCGTCTCCCCTCAGGGCTGCCCTCCCTCACTGTATACTCTGATGTTCCAGTGCTTGCAGCTGGAAGCTCGGTTCTTTCCCTCAAGCCTTCCTGAGACTTTTCAGCCGACCCTGGTCCCACCCGAGCTCAGATGAGCTCCAGCCTTGTGTTCATTCTTCCCCTCCATCATGTAAAGAGTTTAACTGCCTGTATGTGGACTGAGGATTGTATTCTAGCCTGGTTGTATCTCTTAGATTGAGTTCCCCGCATGCAGGACTGAGCCCACGCAGTCTGGGCACCACGTCCTGCTCAGATACCGAAGTCACCGAGTTTTTAAGAGAACATGGAAACGGCTAATGCAGTTCCAAAGCTGAGGGTGACACCTTCTGTTCCCATCAGCACTTATCTGCCTCTATTACATTTTTCGGTGAGGGTATTAGTAACTCCCCAGTTGGATAACTACATCACACAGAAGAGCCTCTCCATGGGGAGGATGGCTCTGGACTGGGTGACAGGAGGCCTTACGTCTTCAACAGCTAAGAGATCCGGCCAAGGCCTTTTCTCTCTTGAGTATAAAATAAGAAGGAGGCGGGAGAGGGAGGGGCCCATCTTGGTCATTTATGATTCTTGTTCTACAGTTAGAAAAgtgaagactgaaataaatgaattttaagtgCTAAATGCTTACAGCAAGAGGTCAAAGAGCCCCGGAGACACTGGCATGGAATTTGGGGGATTCAGGTGAACAAATCACTTAGGAGGCAtggggcggggcagggtggggtgggctgaGAGAAGCACAGCTATAAAGCTTGGGGCTTACAGTGAAACTGAGGGATCAGAAAGTACAATGACAGCCTGAGAAAGGGCATTGCCGAGGGGCCCTTAGACTCCCATCTGAGTTTACTTTTGGCCAAGAAATAGGTTAACTCAGTACCGAATCCAAAGAAGCTATCAAGGCAGGGTTCTGGTGTCTTATGAATCCATTTTGGCCCAGGCCTGAGGGGAGCTGACACCCCAGACAGAAAAGGGTTTAATTCCCTAAGTGATCAACGTTGCTGAGAAAAACACCTTCGGCCTGAGATGCCACAGTAGAAGCAAAGGAGAACTAAGACTAAAAGCTGATTTATGGCTCCGTACAAGGTTGTAAATGTACTTTATCTAATTTGTAAGATAAGGAATTTGTCATTTCTATAGAGGAATGTCTCCCTCAAGCCATGAGGAAATAGTGTGAGCTTCTGAGTAAGAAGGAGGGAAGAGTCCTGGGAAGATAATCTAGGAGACAGATTTATCTCCTAGAGACAATAAAACCCTCAGGATGAGAGAcctccctggtagcgcagtggttaagaatccgcctgccaatgaaggggacatgggtttgagccctggtccgggaagatcccatatgccgtggggcaactaagcctgtgtaccacagctactgagcctgcgctctagagcccgtgagccacaactactgagcccatgcgccacaactactgaagcccgtgcgcctagagcccgtgctccgcaacaagggaagccaccgcaatgataagtccacgcaccgcaactagagaaagcccccatgcagcaacttagacccaatgcagccaaataaataaataaataataaattattaaataaataaataaaacgagcTCTCTAAAAATGggctcatactttaaaaaaaaaacaaccttcagGATGGGAACAGAGAGGAAATGGTCAGCTGCTCAACTCCGGAGGACCCCACATGCAGCCCGCCAGCACCCCACACCTGCTGACCCATTCGCCAAGCTCACACCCAGCCCCAGGAGGCAGACAAACACTCAGGTAATTAGTTCCCTTCCTGTGACTGCCGTCTTGCCCCTGAGGAAACACTGAGGTCTCCAGGCAGAAAAGGGCCTTGCCTCCCGGGCACACAGGAAGCTTGAGGGAGGGCGCAGCCTCAGACTTGGAACTTGGACCTTGAAAGCAAAATTAGTCAAGGGCCCAGCACTTGGACCTAAATGCCTTCTGCAGAAGGAACAGGGTAGTGTGATGGGGGCTGATAAACAGATCTCCCAACCGAAGCACAACGTGGAAGGAGAGATAAGGGGCAAACAGGAAGTGAGAGTTACGCTCGCCTAGAGTGTGGCCAAGACTCAACCccagaacaaaggaaaaaggaaagtcaATTGCCAATTAGCCCCAACTCCCTCTTCCAAGTCTCGTTCTTCTCACCCCAAGAGATCCCTCACAGGGAACTCCTGTGAAAAAGTGGGAAGGAAGCTGGtgggtttgtgtttgtgtgtgggagAGCTCTTTGTACAAAAACAGTTTTTTCCAAAGCAACTGGGGCAGGGAAGCCAACCTCAAAGGATCCCTTTAAACCATTACTGGCTCTGTgattaagaaaacttaaataaaaacaaagaacagcaAATTATAGTGTTCTCATCAGGATCTGGACAGAGAACCCAGTGTCCGAATCCCAGACGCCCACGGGAACAGACTAGGGGGCTCTGCCCTCCACGCTGGCGGCGGTGCTAGAGAGCGAGGGTTTAGTGTGGAAAATGCATGTGTAACTTACATAAGCACATGGGCTCTTGCACATTAAAAAACATCTTATTTTCAAGAGCTGCACAAAGGACCAAGTCCACGCCCCTCACACCAGTTACTGTCTTCCCCTTCAGTCACCACTCTCGTGCTCTTAAACCGTGTTCCAGCGCTGCTAACACTCatttcctccagaaagcctttcttcatcCCTCTTGGCGTTGCTCACATTGTTCCGTGATGCAGAAAAGGAAACACGCTAGACTGAAGTCTGAATCGCAAACCTTCCAGCATCTGCTTTGTAAGAAGTGCTGTGCTGGCTGTGCATCCTGTTTCTAAAGAATTCCGCCCTCGCTTTCTCTCCACGGTGTTTTAGGTATGTCTGGGTGTGTGCCTGCTGCTTCCCCCTTGAGACTGGTGCTTCTTGCAGGGCAAAGCCTGGTGACtgattcctctcctctctctaacCCCATCAGCCACCCCCCCAAAGGCACTCACTACAAAGTTCTTTCCCAGAAAGAGGAATAAAGATCACCAGGTCCTTCAGGCATTTGCCCTACCTGTCCTCCCAGGATCCTACAATTTCCCACTTCTCCCCAGGACTAAACGGCTGTCGTGGAAAATCAACAACTACCCGGGTCAGCTTCGGGATGCTCCTGGCTCTCTGGCCGACAGTACTTTCCGAACGCCTCCTCCTTTGGAATGTCAGGGTAGAGGTAGACCAGCGGAGACACGAGGATATTGGTGGCATCCATGATCTTATAGCCCATGATGATTTCAGCAAACGACATGTTGTTCAGCTGCTGCTTGGTGTATGGTTCCACCGACTGGATCTGGGTCTTACCTGTCAGGGGAAACGGGAAGGGAAGACTCAGGTGATCTTGGAGAAAACTACCTGACTTATTTTCCCTCAAGGGGGAAAGGCTTATGCCAACCCAGCGCTCGAGACCCTGAATATCCTGCCCAGTCGCCTGGCACTGGGGAAATGTTCAGCTGGCTTTGGGAGAGGCTATCCAGCTGGGCCACAGGTAATACACTTGGATAAACTATTTACATAAGATATATTAACAGGGTAGGAAAGAAAGGAGATGAAGAATGAAATTTAAATAGGCAAGTATTAGTCCCTGGCGCCAGCAAAACAAAACTGGCAAGCCAATCCTCCAGCTGGTAGAATTTAGAGAAAAGAATCACCCAAATGTGCCTTACAAGTCTGAGGCGGGGGGGTGCAAGGCCATCTCtgcccacaagggggcagcaCGTGCCTGAAACCAGCAGAGGCCACGGCAGCAGCTCACCACCAGGTGGGGTAGGGAAGAGCCAAGCTTACCGCTGATGTCCTTCTCCACCCAAGTGAAGGTGACTCCGCCTTCTTTGCTGCTTTCACTGAATCTCAGCAGGAAGGTGCCTGGGGGCTTGGTGCTCAAGATGGCCCGCTCCCTCTCCTTACTGATAAAGCCCATTATGTACCTGGAGGCAAAGAGGAGAAACAGCAAGATTTGGGCTGAGGGTTGCCCTGCTATTGGCCCGCTGGGAGAGCGGGGGACTTGTCACACCTGCGCACCCTGCCAGACACAAGAGTTCCAACCTACCCTTCATTCCAAAGGGCCAGGATGTACTTTTTCACAAGGTCAATGATATTGTCCAGCCAGACCCAGAAGGAGAAGCCCTTGCCGGCCATGTTTTCCTGGAGAAAAGAATAATGGGAAAGCCAAGTCCACCACCATCCCAGGCTTTTCCTTCCTAGGGGTGAGGTGCCACCAAAATCCTCAGGCCCATCTAGCCTCAGGCAGGTGCTACTGGCCGCTGGACCAAGAGCCTAGGGCCTTCAGGCCCAGCGTCCTCCACGACCTCCCAGCAGGTAagcacccttctccctccccttcccgtGAGGCAGACACACGGAGTTCACACGGTTGCTTACTTTGCAAAATTTAGCCCACGTGATCTGACACCCTGAATAGTTCACACCAggtcctgaaggaaaaaaaataataaagtagtaTAATTTTCAGTTTTGAATCAAGATCTTATTTCTTCAAACAGAACATGTGCACAACTGCCCCACGATAGGCCCTGAAACCGTTGGTTTTCATGTATTTGAATGTTGCCACTGTTGTGTGCATATGGTGCACCCGTCCACCCCATACCCGACCCCATCATttaacacacacaccacccctcCGAGTTGTTGTTTAGCTCAGCTGCCCTTTCTAGCCTCGTGTGGTGGTCCTGGAACCAGCAGCACACACTAAGAAGCTGACAGCTTGAGTTACAGGGTCACATTTGGTGGCAGCATAGGACAAAGCATAGGTAGCACGCAAAACATTCTACTATGGCTTTTTTTCCagggagaaaattaaaaacaagcctATGGTTTCTTGAAGAAACAGACAGGGATACCAAGCCTTTAGCTCTAACACGCACTTAAAATATCTTCCAAGGTTGGATAAAGTAGTACCCTGGAAGGGTGAGGGAGACAGCcaccaagagaaaagaaatctgCCTCCCGCCTCCTAAAAACGACCCCCAGGATGCACACCTCCTCTGCATCCTGACTCCCTGACCTGCTGGACCACATGTGTTCTGGCCCTGGCACAGCACCTAGCTCAGTAAACTCTTCTGAATGAACAGCCCCATGGGCCAGATTCCTTTTCTGAGGAGGGTGAGGGGAGAAGAGGTGAAGTGCTGACCTAAGAGTTTCTCCGCCAGCGTTGTCAACTGCTCGATGCTCAGCCCGCGCTTGGTGGTGGAGGAGAACTGCCAGCTCAGCACCTCGGCCACTTGATCCCATGTTCCAATTGGGGGCTTGGTGAAAAAGTTCACGTTCTATTGGAAATGACACATTTGCTCCTTTAGATGAGAGGGTGGTGCCTGATGAGCTGCGCCAGGTACCGTGACAGCCCCGAGGCACCGAGGAGTCTCAGGAAAAACGGGGGCCCGACTCACCTTGGGGTTGTTGGTCAGCATGTTATACCACAGGATGGACGCCCAGGCGTTGGGCATCTGACAGATGTTGGAGATCACCACAACTGGCAAGGAGTGGGTCTGTGGAGGGAGCGGGGAatgagcgggggggggggggggggcagagggcCCTCGTGGCTTCCAAAACCTCTTCACCCATATCTCGCAGGGTTCGGAATAAAGGACGGGCCGTGGAGCACACCTGCTGCCAGCCCTCAGGGAGAAGCGGGGCCGAGTCCGCTCAACACCCAGAGCGGAAAGAATGCCGAACTCGGCGGCTGTCTGAACATCACCAGGAACTTGCAAAGCTAACTTGCTAACGGTGGACTCACAGTCCCCGGATTCCCCGTTTACAACACCTGCAAGGCACCCTCCACGAATCGAAGCTGTGCCTGCCCATTAAACAGAGAGGCCCCAGGGATCAAAGACCAGGGTTCCTGCTTTTTCCGGTGTATCTTTAATTTAAAGATCAAGAAAGCTGGGGAAAGAGCATGTAAATGCCATGATTGTCTGTATACTAAAAACACTGGTTGTTGAAAGACTGTTTTGCCCAAACTTTATAAAGTCACCTATGATCAATGTCTAAATACGAGTTTTTATATCAAGTTTGCTGAAAGCTGAGTAGACATGTATCTTCTAAGCACTCAGGCAAGACTTTACTCTCAGGTGGGATACTAAGGATTTTTGGGAGGgagagaagcaaaaataaacacagtgCTTAGCAGAGAGTCACCATTCCACCTTCTGGAGTAAAAACCTCAACCAGAAGAAGTCTTGTCCTGAATTACCACTGCGTGCAGCCCTACCCAGTTCTGTCACAGAACTCACCTCTAGGTCAATCTTGAGGCCTTGGTGATACACCTCAGTCTCAAAAGTGATCAGGTGCAGCTCCTCAGTCACAATCAGGGAGGCCTGCAAGAAGGAGGAGGACACTATTCCTCAGAGAGCATGGTATTCAGTCCTGACGCCACCACACCATCCAGAAGGGCAATCCGCCAGGTGGCCACAGACACAACTGGAGCACGTGGTCTCTTCTACACTATCACTCTCCAGTGCTATGGTTCTCAACCTGACCTCCTACTAGCTTTATTATGATACTAAGGAGATCCAATAGGTTATGTATAAAATGCATAAGGCACAAAGAATGACAAAACAGTGAACACCTGTGTACCCACCACCCAGTTTAAGGGAAAGACCATCACTACTGAGGTTCTCTGGGCACCCTTCCCAACCCCATCCATCCCTGTGCCTCCTCCCTCAGAAGTAACGGCTATTTTGTCTTTTGAGTTCATCATTTCCTAGCTCTTCTTTATGGTTTTACCACATTTATACCTCTAACCAATGTATGTGTGGTATAGTTTGTTTAGTTCCATCTTATACATATGGAATCACACCCTGTGTATTCTTTTGTGACTCGCTTTTCACATCCATGTAGCTGTGTGCACCTGCAATTTCTCCATTTTCacagctgtatagtattccatcacCTGACTATACTGCAGATCATTTATCCACTCTAGTGCTGATGGCACTTGGTTTGTATTTAGGGCTTACAATTAGGCTGCTCTGACATTCTGTACATATCTCCTGCTACCTATGTGCAAAGATTCCTCTATTGTTAAATCCTGGGAGGGGCACTGCTGGTTTACAGGgtatgttcatttttataatgcccaattgttttccaaagtgactgaaaaaatttatactcccaccagcaatatagcGACATTATTTTGAATGAGAATTGCCAATGAATTATTAGAAATTccaattcatatttaaaatgctctttttctaattacaaaagtaatacacttTCAGTTTAAATGCAGATACTACAGAGATAGTACAGAGTAGCCTTGGATAAGAACAGCAGCACTGTTTGGTAGATATTCCTCTAGAATTTTGTAATGCAGACATGAATAGACAAAATACAGTGCaagtttttttaaacagatatacTAATATACTACTCAAAttattttgcatctttttttcctaaatatgccACATACATTTTCCTGTATCATTGCATACCTCACTCTTTAACTGCTGTCAAgtattataaattcaattttttttttcaaaaggccTGCTACGTTCTAGAGAAGAGGGTAAGAATAGCTCAGGGGacaaatatcagaaaaagaataggGTGTCACAGTTttataaaaaagatttaaaactaGTTTTTGGTcacatttacctttttttttttaagtttattctttttttttcttttttggccacgccatgcaacttatgggatcttagttccccaaccagagatcaaacccaggcccttggcagtgaaagccctgattcttaaccactggaccgccagggaagtcccttaagtttATTCCTGACATTGAGTCCAATAATCTGAATAAATGGGAGGCAGAGAAGAAATAAGGGGATTCgtattgttttgttctttttcttttggtaaaaTGTTTAACTCGGATTTGTTGAAACCTTCCATCCCACCTCAGTGACCAAAACAGGTCACCAAAAGCTGAGCCAAGCCATGTCAGCGCACGGAAGTTGGAAGGGGAATTTGGAAAGCCCCAGGCAAGGTGGAAGGCTTCTTTTCCACTACATGGGTGTGGGCAAGGGACTTTCCACTCCTTAATGACTAGCCGACTCCCTGGACAATCAAGGAAATGCTCCGAGCCAGAGTACTGCAAGGCATGAGTGACTTCTGATGTGTCATGTTGGCCTGGGGTGACTGCAGCTGGTCAGGTGTCTCTACTTCTGGGCAGTAAGAAggctctttttctctcctcctcaaaGAAAACCCTCCTATAGTTGGCTTTCATCCCCAACAAAACTTACGTCGCAGTTGGCTCGGCCCCCGTTACCACATCTCTGCTCTCTCAGGGTCTGTAAGAAAAGCAAAGATCATCCCCTGTCATGTGAGGCTCTCCCctaacccctccccctgccagaggCCCTGGGAGAAGGTGAGTCCAGGCTTCTTCCGTGTACCAAGTGTTTGAACTCTGCAGAGAGGCTGCCGTTGTTGGACTCTTCCATGTTCATCACTTTTGTGTTTGTGCCCAGGATGTTAAATTTCCGGGATCTGAATCACAGGAGAAAAAAACCAACCACATAGGTGAGCGAGTGGTCAGAGGACAAAGTTAGGTTAAACGGGAACACAAGGAAGCCTCCAGGCTGAACTTACCCTCTGAGAGCTGCAACATCCCCGGAGTCTCTGTTAAGAACACAAACCAGTGGTAATAAAAAAGGCCCTGAGTTTCTTCAAAAGTCTACTTTGAACACCTATAATTTATTCTGATGGAAAAACTGCTGTTCTCCTGGGGATTTCTGTACATGACTCTATTACATTTTATATGTGAAATTAACAATCCTATACATGCTGAAATAGTAGACACAGCTGGTTGCCTACCCAAACTCTACTCCCCTCTTCCTAACAGAACCTTGACTCTGTCAAGTATCtttcccatccccacctccagggGACCCTGATCATTAAGCTCACCAGAATAGAGCATGCCCACAGTGCAGCCGTCCAGGGGTGAGGACAGGACCTTCACTGTCTCAATCAGATTGGGAAGGATTCTCTCTCAGGCTGGACTTAAATTCCATAGCTTCAGCTGAACATGAGCAAGGAGGCATGTGGCCTTAACTACCACAAGCAACCATGCAGCAACCCAGAAGGGAACCCTAGAATGCCAGTGACACTTATGGCggcagagaagagagacagaagatTCTGGGTCCTTGATGACATCAATTGAGTCACTGATCTCACCGTCAGAAACTTGTTCTAACTTTGCATTTCCAGTTATACTGGGTTGCAAATTTCCTTATTATTTAAGCCACACTGGGTTTTCTGCAAAGGTTTACTGTTACCTGTAACTCAGAGCATCCCCTTGATGTAGCTGGAAATATTCTTCCCAGTGTGTTCCCTGTGTTTTTGAATATTTCGTTTTTTATATAGTCACCATTTCtcagtgttttcctttctttttaaaattattttagttctGTTTAAAAAGTCCTTCTCCATTGCTATATACTCACTTATGCTTTTAGAAAAACAGCTACTATTTATTAAACAGTACATTCTGTGGGAGTTCACAGATTAAAATGGATCAACTTTTAAACCATTCAGAAGATACCTTtccatataccacattttattttatttttatttatttatttatttattttggccatgcagcttgtgggaccttacttccctgaccagagattgaacccaggccctcggcagtgaaagctcagagtcttaaccactggaatgccagggaattccccatataTCACATTTGAGAACTTAAATAAAGTCCTCATTATCAGAAAATTTTCCCTCATGTCTAGcctatatttacttttctttttacattcttttttctttgtattatacCTTTGATGTAATTGACAAATAATaaactacatatataaaatgcacAATTTGATGaggtttgatatatgtatactataCACGCCTGTGACATCATCAAcccaatcaagataatgaacatatccagcATCCCCAAGTTTCCCCACGCCTTTACGTGACCCATTCCCCAATCCCACACTTCACCCACCCCTGTCCCCAGGCAATCAGTGATCTGCTTTCAGTCATGATAGATTCATTCGcacttctagaattttatataaatgaaaacataaagtatgtactctttttttcttggtctggCTTCTCTCATCCAGTGTATTAATTTGGAGA
This window of the Balaenoptera ricei isolate mBalRic1 chromosome 20, mBalRic1.hap2, whole genome shotgun sequence genome carries:
- the STAT3 gene encoding signal transducer and activator of transcription 3 isoform X3; its protein translation is MAQWNQLQQLDTRYLEQLHQLYSDSFPMELRQFLAPWIESQDWAYAASKESHATLVFHNLLGEIDQQYSRFLQESNVLYQHNLRRIKQFLQSRYLEKPMEIARIVARCLWEESRLLQTAATAAQQGGQANHPTAAVVTEKQQMLEQHLQDVRKRVQDLEQKMKVVENLQDDFDFNYKTLKSQGDMQDLNGNNQSVTRQKMQQLEQMLTALDQMRRSIVSELAGLLSAMEYVQKTLTDEELADWKRRQQIACIGGPPNICLDRLENWITSLAESQLQTRQQIKKLEELQQKVSYKGDPIVQHRPMLEERIVELFRNLMKSAFVVERQPCMPMHPDRPLVIKTGVQFTTKVRLLVKFPELNYQLKIKVCIDKDSGDVAALRGSRKFNILGTNTKVMNMEESNNGSLSAEFKHLTLREQRCGNGGRANCDASLIVTEELHLITFETEVYHQGLKIDLETHSLPVVVISNICQMPNAWASILWYNMLTNNPKNVNFFTKPPIGTWDQVAEVLSWQFSSTTKRGLSIEQLTTLAEKLLGPGVNYSGCQITWAKFCKENMAGKGFSFWVWLDNIIDLVKKYILALWNEGYIMGFISKERERAILSTKPPGTFLLRFSESSKEGGVTFTWVEKDISGKTQIQSVEPYTKQQLNNMSFAEIIMGYKIMDATNILVSPLVYLYPDIPKEEAFGKYCRPESQEHPEADPGSAAPYLKTKFICVTPTTCSNTIDLPMSPRTLDSLMQFGNNGEGAEPSAGGQFESLTFDMELTSECATSPM
- the STAT3 gene encoding signal transducer and activator of transcription 3 isoform X2 yields the protein MWGRRKPAEFERESKPSVVTPDSSRMAQWNQLQQLDTRYLEQLHQLYSDSFPMELRQFLAPWIESQDWAYAASKESHATLVFHNLLGEIDQQYSRFLQESNVLYQHNLRRIKQFLQSRYLEKPMEIARIVARCLWEESRLLQTAATAAQQGGQANHPTAAVVTEKQQMLEQHLQDVRKRVQDLEQKMKVVENLQDDFDFNYKTLKSQGDMQDLNGNNQSVTRQKMQQLEQMLTALDQMRRSIVSELAGLLSAMEYVQKTLTDEELADWKRRQQIACIGGPPNICLDRLENWITSLAESQLQTRQQIKKLEELQQKVSYKGDPIVQHRPMLEERIVELFRNLMKSAFVVERQPCMPMHPDRPLVIKTGVQFTTKVRLLVKFPELNYQLKIKVCIDKDSGDVAALRGSRKFNILGTNTKVMNMEESNNGSLSAEFKHLTLREQRCGNGGRANCDASLIVTEELHLITFETEVYHQGLKIDLETHSLPVVVISNICQMPNAWASILWYNMLTNNPKNVNFFTKPPIGTWDQVAEVLSWQFSSTTKRGLSIEQLTTLAEKLLGPGVNYSGCQITWAKFCKENMAGKGFSFWVWLDNIIDLVKKYILALWNEGYIMGFISKERERAILSTKPPGTFLLRFSESSKEGGVTFTWVEKDISGKTQIQSVEPYTKQQLNNMSFAEIIMGYKIMDATNILVSPLVYLYPDIPKEEAFGKYCRPESQEHPEADPGAAPYLKTKFICVTPTTCSNTIDLPMSPRTLDSLMQFGNNGEGAEPSAGGQFESLTFDMELTSECATSPM
- the STAT3 gene encoding signal transducer and activator of transcription 3 isoform X1, with product MWGRRKPAEFERESKPSVVTPDSSRMAQWNQLQQLDTRYLEQLHQLYSDSFPMELRQFLAPWIESQDWAYAASKESHATLVFHNLLGEIDQQYSRFLQESNVLYQHNLRRIKQFLQSRYLEKPMEIARIVARCLWEESRLLQTAATAAQQGGQANHPTAAVVTEKQQMLEQHLQDVRKRVQDLEQKMKVVENLQDDFDFNYKTLKSQGDMQDLNGNNQSVTRQKMQQLEQMLTALDQMRRSIVSELAGLLSAMEYVQKTLTDEELADWKRRQQIACIGGPPNICLDRLENWITSLAESQLQTRQQIKKLEELQQKVSYKGDPIVQHRPMLEERIVELFRNLMKSAFVVERQPCMPMHPDRPLVIKTGVQFTTKVRLLVKFPELNYQLKIKVCIDKDSGDVAALRGSRKFNILGTNTKVMNMEESNNGSLSAEFKHLTLREQRCGNGGRANCDASLIVTEELHLITFETEVYHQGLKIDLETHSLPVVVISNICQMPNAWASILWYNMLTNNPKNVNFFTKPPIGTWDQVAEVLSWQFSSTTKRGLSIEQLTTLAEKLLGPGVNYSGCQITWAKFCKENMAGKGFSFWVWLDNIIDLVKKYILALWNEGYIMGFISKERERAILSTKPPGTFLLRFSESSKEGGVTFTWVEKDISGKTQIQSVEPYTKQQLNNMSFAEIIMGYKIMDATNILVSPLVYLYPDIPKEEAFGKYCRPESQEHPEADPGSAAPYLKTKFICVTPTTCSNTIDLPMSPRTLDSLMQFGNNGEGAEPSAGGQFESLTFDMELTSECATSPM
- the STAT3 gene encoding signal transducer and activator of transcription 3 isoform X6 → MRPAKNHMQLWCFIISWVKLTSSIAASCKSPMFSISTLWEESRLLQTAATAAQQGGQANHPTAAVVTEKQQMLEQHLQDVRKRVQDLEQKMKVVENLQDDFDFNYKTLKSQGDMQDLNGNNQSVTRQKMQQLEQMLTALDQMRRSIVSELAGLLSAMEYVQKTLTDEELADWKRRQQIACIGGPPNICLDRLENWITSLAESQLQTRQQIKKLEELQQKVSYKGDPIVQHRPMLEERIVELFRNLMKSAFVVERQPCMPMHPDRPLVIKTGVQFTTKVRLLVKFPELNYQLKIKVCIDKDSGDVAALRGSRKFNILGTNTKVMNMEESNNGSLSAEFKHLTLREQRCGNGGRANCDASLIVTEELHLITFETEVYHQGLKIDLETHSLPVVVISNICQMPNAWASILWYNMLTNNPKNVNFFTKPPIGTWDQVAEVLSWQFSSTTKRGLSIEQLTTLAEKLLGPGVNYSGCQITWAKFCKENMAGKGFSFWVWLDNIIDLVKKYILALWNEGYIMGFISKERERAILSTKPPGTFLLRFSESSKEGGVTFTWVEKDISGKTQIQSVEPYTKQQLNNMSFAEIIMGYKIMDATNILVSPLVYLYPDIPKEEAFGKYCRPESQEHPEADPGSAAPYLKTKFICVTPTTCSNTIDLPMSPRTLDSLMQFGNNGEGAEPSAGGQFESLTFDMELTSECATSPM